The following coding sequences are from one Arcobacter nitrofigilis DSM 7299 window:
- a CDS encoding endonuclease/exonuclease/phosphatase family protein translates to MIIRTIFLIFFTYNLTLAKDFTVASYNVENFFDLKYDKTEYKEFIPNTKSNWNKTTYNTKLKHIVKVINDLDKDVIALQEVESKQAFDELAKNLPQYKYSIFKKYKTSSIGLAILSKYEISDYKLIDVKHSKVNRPILKVTLNIDNHKFIVFNNHWPSKRNEESQRVLYAQAIEEYIKNLNEDVDYVILGDLNSNYNEFETFKYSKLNNTYDLTGINDVLNTSIKGKFISKNEILKYDKKVHYNLWLELNYNQRFSYKFRGENETPDNIVLPKALFDNKNISYVNNSFQVFKPNYLIKDGKIFRWKIKNNIHQNIGYSDHLPIYATFTTDKVAKQIPAKVNLVSELYTNNNLSYPIFLSNINLVYKTQQIAIIKQKNDRAIFVYKNVAKLKYDKNYTLKINQTKRFNGLLEINDFQILDKKEDKLNKKSLYLDASKYDILENKFQNEVIYNISGLMQNNYLHYIFKNEERKIRVYAKNKELLPKNGQKITIINAHLGFYKSKPQIILYKKSDYKYAD, encoded by the coding sequence ATGATAATAAGAACTATATTTCTAATATTTTTTACATATAACCTAACTCTTGCAAAAGATTTTACAGTAGCTTCTTATAATGTGGAAAATTTCTTTGATTTAAAATATGACAAAACAGAATATAAAGAGTTTATTCCAAATACTAAATCAAACTGGAACAAAACGACATATAACACAAAACTAAAGCACATAGTAAAAGTAATAAATGACTTAGATAAAGATGTTATTGCTTTACAAGAAGTAGAATCAAAACAAGCCTTTGATGAACTTGCAAAAAATTTACCCCAATACAAATACTCAATTTTCAAAAAATACAAAACTTCAAGCATAGGACTAGCAATACTAAGTAAATATGAAATTAGTGATTATAAACTCATTGATGTAAAACACTCAAAAGTCAATCGCCCTATTTTAAAAGTCACCCTAAATATAGATAATCACAAATTTATTGTTTTTAATAACCATTGGCCATCAAAAAGAAATGAAGAGAGTCAAAGAGTTTTATATGCCCAAGCCATAGAAGAGTATATAAAAAATTTAAATGAAGATGTAGATTATGTTATTTTGGGAGATTTAAATTCAAATTACAATGAATTTGAAACTTTCAAATACTCAAAACTAAATAATACTTATGATTTAACAGGTATAAATGATGTTTTAAATACTTCTATTAAGGGTAAATTTATCTCTAAAAATGAGATTTTAAAGTATGATAAAAAAGTACATTACAATTTATGGTTAGAATTAAATTATAATCAAAGATTTTCTTATAAATTTAGAGGAGAAAATGAGACCCCTGATAATATTGTTTTACCCAAGGCTTTATTTGATAATAAAAATATCTCTTATGTAAATAATAGCTTTCAAGTTTTCAAACCAAATTATTTAATAAAAGATGGAAAAATATTTAGATGGAAGATAAAAAATAATATCCACCAAAATATAGGATATTCTGATCACTTACCAATTTATGCAACATTTACAACAGACAAAGTTGCAAAACAAATACCAGCAAAAGTAAACTTAGTAAGTGAACTTTACACTAATAATAACCTCTCTTATCCTATATTTTTATCTAACATAAACTTAGTATATAAAACTCAACAAATAGCAATCATAAAACAAAAAAATGATAGAGCAATATTTGTTTATAAAAATGTGGCAAAATTAAAATATGACAAAAATTACACTCTAAAAATAAATCAAACTAAGAGATTCAATGGACTATTAGAAATAAATGACTTCCAAATATTAGATAAAAAGGAAGATAAGCTAAATAAGAAATCCCTCTATTTAGATGCTTCTAAATATGATATATTAGAAAATAAGTTTCAAAATGAAGTTATATACAATATCTCAGGACTTATGCAAAACAACTATTTACACTATATTTTCAAAAATGAAGAAAGAAAAATAAGAGTTTATGCAAAGAATAAAGAACTTTTACCAAAAAATGGGCAAAAAATTACTATAATAAATGCTCATTTAGGTTTTTACAAATCAAAACCACAAATAATACTCTATAAAAAAAGTGACTATAAATATGCTGATTAA
- the murJ gene encoding murein biosynthesis integral membrane protein MurJ has translation MLIKSIFTNSSGILVSRILGFGRDLLTASILGANIYSDIFFVAFKLPNLFRRIFAEGAFTQAFIPAYAKTKQKIRFTSAIFLQFLALILFLSLLVTLFSKFVTHVIALGFDAKTVDLAAPLVAINFYYLPMIFIVTFMAALLQYKHHFATTAFSTALLNLALIAALLLSKNLEKYEITYYMSYGVLVGGFLQILVHLIAIKKKNLLKVFTFNKINISENKFYKNFVSATVGSSTSHISAFLDTWLASFLVSGSISYLYYANRVFQLPLALFAIATSTALFPMIARAIKNKDEDNALRLMKKSTIILTALLAISTLIGIVFDKFIVQLLFQRGAFTSTDTTNTALILSMYLIGLIPFGIAKIFSLWLYSHEKQFLAAKISMKALGFNIVFSLLLITPYGAAGLAFASTLSGFILFFLTIKEFGFIKFKQLIFSK, from the coding sequence ATGCTGATTAAATCTATTTTTACAAATAGTAGTGGAATTTTAGTATCAAGAATACTAGGCTTTGGAAGGGATTTACTTACTGCTTCTATTTTAGGAGCAAATATATATTCTGATATATTTTTTGTAGCTTTTAAACTACCAAACCTATTTAGAAGAATATTTGCAGAAGGAGCTTTTACCCAAGCTTTTATTCCAGCTTATGCAAAAACAAAACAAAAAATAAGATTTACAAGCGCGATATTTTTACAATTTTTAGCTCTTATTTTATTTCTTTCACTTCTAGTGACCCTATTTTCAAAATTTGTAACCCATGTTATAGCTTTAGGATTTGATGCTAAGACTGTAGATTTAGCAGCCCCGCTTGTGGCAATAAACTTTTACTATTTACCTATGATATTTATAGTAACTTTTATGGCTGCTCTTTTACAATATAAACACCACTTTGCTACTACTGCTTTCTCAACAGCCCTATTAAACCTAGCATTAATAGCAGCACTACTTTTATCAAAAAACTTAGAAAAATATGAGATAACATATTACATGTCTTATGGAGTTTTAGTTGGTGGATTTTTACAAATTTTAGTACATCTTATTGCTATAAAAAAGAAAAATTTACTTAAAGTTTTTACTTTCAATAAAATAAATATAAGTGAAAATAAATTTTACAAAAACTTTGTAAGTGCCACAGTAGGAAGTTCAACTTCACATATTTCTGCATTTTTAGATACTTGGTTAGCTTCATTTTTAGTAAGTGGTTCTATTTCTTATTTATACTATGCAAATAGAGTTTTTCAGCTTCCTTTAGCACTTTTTGCAATAGCAACTTCAACTGCCCTTTTTCCTATGATTGCAAGGGCAATTAAAAATAAAGATGAAGATAACGCTTTAAGACTAATGAAAAAATCAACTATAATATTAACAGCCTTACTTGCAATTTCAACTCTAATAGGAATTGTTTTTGATAAATTTATAGTTCAATTACTTTTCCAAAGAGGTGCTTTTACAAGTACTGATACTACAAATACAGCTTTGATACTTAGTATGTATTTAATAGGACTTATTCCCTTTGGAATAGCAAAGATATTTTCCCTTTGGTTGTACTCACACGAAAAGCAATTTTTAGCTGCAAAAATCTCTATGAAAGCACTTGGCTTTAATATAGTTTTTTCACTTCTTTTAATCACTCCCTATGGAGCAGCAGGATTAGCTTTTGCTTCCACTTTAAGTGGATTTATTCTATTTTTTCTTACAATAAAAGAGTTTGGATTTATAAAATTTAAACAACTTATTTTTAGCAAATAA